In the genome of Kitasatospora cathayae, one region contains:
- a CDS encoding TetR/AcrR family transcriptional regulator gives MTDTGTTPNLRELNKRRTREAISHAATRLFIERGFDRTTIAEVAAAAGVAKMTVTNHFPRKEDLFFDLHEELVARLPRAVAERAPGESALAALRRDCLTGLDRHDPRLGFSGPDFARTVAESPALGARLRELHEQSETALAEALSEAVRAAPDDSQDVDFESRVAAALLAAVDRAVFAEVFRRTLAGEEQAAIAAAVRPSAAQAFDRLEGALGSYAVRES, from the coding sequence ATGACCGACACCGGCACCACTCCGAACCTGCGCGAGCTCAACAAGCGCCGCACCCGCGAGGCGATCTCGCACGCCGCGACCAGGCTCTTCATCGAGCGCGGCTTCGACCGGACGACGATCGCCGAGGTGGCGGCCGCCGCCGGGGTCGCCAAGATGACCGTCACCAACCACTTCCCACGCAAGGAGGACCTCTTCTTCGACCTGCACGAGGAGCTCGTCGCCCGACTCCCGCGCGCCGTCGCCGAGCGCGCCCCCGGCGAGTCCGCCCTCGCCGCGCTGCGCCGCGACTGCCTGACCGGACTGGACCGGCACGATCCGCGACTCGGCTTCTCCGGCCCGGACTTCGCCCGCACCGTCGCCGAGAGCCCCGCCCTCGGCGCCCGGCTGCGCGAGCTGCACGAGCAGAGCGAGACCGCACTCGCCGAAGCGCTGTCCGAGGCCGTGCGCGCCGCTCCGGACGATTCCCAGGACGTCGACTTCGAGAGCCGGGTCGCCGCCGCCCTGCTCGCCGCCGTCGACCGGGCGGTGTTCGCCGAAGTCTTCCGCCGCACCCTGGCCGGCGAGGAGCAGGCCGCCATCGCCGCCGCGGTACGCCCCTCCGCCGCCCAGGCCTTCGACCGATTGGAGGGTGCCCTCGGCTCCTACGCCGTCCGCGAGAGCTAA
- a CDS encoding MDR family MFS transporter, which yields MSVTTKSRSGAARAARPEPLPPGLLKMGVVLALGPILALLDTTIVNVGIDSVARDLHSSMAAVQWVATGYLLAISLTMPLSGWAAGRFGARRAWLGSVVLFVLGSALCGLAWSTGSLIVFRVLQGIGGGLIQPLGQTIMVQAAGPSRIGRVMGTLLLPISLAPVLGPILGGLVLEHLNWRWMFLLNVPVGLLTVLLAARWLPAEARSELPRPRLDVTGLVLLSPGLTALVYGLSTVGEGGAAGPVAVGAGAVLLAAYGWHALRVGRRGGRVPLIDLRLFARRGFAVATANSFLQGAVLYSSMFLVPLYYQQVERTGAVAAGLLLAPQALGTAVTSLLSSRIADRFAPRPLILVGIGCSLLGTFAFTQLGRGSGPADWLVVGSLVLRGAGMGIIVIPGMAAVYGSVEKGQVPAAAGAVNVLNRLGGALGTAVLTLILRQAQAGHPGHPGAAFGATFWWVLALSALSIAPALLYPGSARTAD from the coding sequence ATGTCGGTCACCACGAAGAGCAGGTCGGGAGCGGCGCGAGCGGCGCGGCCGGAGCCCTTGCCACCGGGCCTGCTGAAGATGGGCGTGGTGCTCGCGCTGGGCCCGATCCTGGCCCTGCTGGACACCACGATCGTCAACGTCGGCATCGACTCCGTCGCCCGCGATCTGCACAGCTCGATGGCGGCGGTGCAGTGGGTGGCCACGGGGTACCTGCTGGCGATTTCGCTGACCATGCCGCTCTCGGGCTGGGCCGCCGGCCGGTTCGGGGCCCGGCGGGCGTGGCTCGGCTCGGTCGTGCTGTTCGTGCTCGGATCCGCACTGTGCGGACTGGCCTGGTCGACGGGCAGTCTGATCGTCTTCCGGGTGCTGCAGGGCATCGGCGGCGGCCTGATCCAGCCGCTCGGGCAGACGATCATGGTGCAGGCGGCCGGGCCGTCCCGGATCGGCCGGGTGATGGGCACCCTGCTGCTCCCGATCAGCCTGGCCCCGGTCCTGGGGCCGATCCTCGGCGGGCTGGTGCTGGAGCACCTGAACTGGCGCTGGATGTTCCTGCTGAACGTGCCGGTGGGGCTCCTGACGGTGCTGTTGGCGGCCCGCTGGCTCCCGGCCGAGGCCCGGTCCGAACTCCCGAGGCCCCGGCTGGACGTGACCGGCCTGGTGCTGCTGTCGCCCGGCCTGACCGCACTGGTCTACGGGCTCTCCACGGTCGGTGAGGGCGGTGCGGCCGGCCCGGTGGCGGTCGGGGCGGGGGCAGTGCTGCTGGCGGCCTATGGGTGGCACGCGCTGCGGGTGGGGCGCCGCGGGGGCCGGGTTCCGCTGATCGACCTGCGGCTGTTCGCCCGGCGGGGCTTCGCGGTGGCGACGGCGAACAGCTTCCTGCAGGGAGCCGTGCTGTACAGCTCGATGTTCCTGGTGCCGCTCTACTACCAGCAGGTGGAGCGCACCGGAGCGGTGGCGGCCGGGCTGCTGCTCGCGCCCCAGGCGCTCGGCACGGCGGTCACCTCGCTGCTGTCCAGCCGAATAGCCGACCGCTTCGCGCCGCGCCCGCTGATCCTGGTCGGCATCGGCTGCTCGCTGCTCGGCACCTTCGCCTTCACCCAGCTGGGTCGCGGTTCCGGCCCGGCCGACTGGCTGGTCGTCGGCTCGCTGGTGCTGCGCGGGGCGGGCATGGGGATCATCGTGATCCCCGGGATGGCGGCGGTGTACGGGAGCGTCGAGAAGGGCCAGGTGCCGGCGGCCGCCGGTGCGGTCAACGTCCTCAATCGGCTGGGCGGTGCGCTCGGTACGGCGGTGTTGACGCTGATCCTCCGGCAGGCCCAGGCGGGGCACCCGGGCCATCCCGGCGCGGCCTTCGGCGCGACCTTCTGGTGGGTGCTGGCCCTGTCGGCGCTCTCGATCGCACCGGCCCTGCTCTACCCGGGCTCCGCCCGTACCGCGGACTGA
- the mca gene encoding mycothiol conjugate amidase Mca yields the protein MRLLTVHAHPDDESSKGAATLARYAAEGVDVLVATCTGGERGSVLNPALDRPEVRAGLARIRREEMAAAREILGVRQQFLGFVDSGMPGPDEPLPEGCFAAQPVEVAAAPLVALIREFRPHVVITYDETGGYPHPDHVMTHKVAVEAFEAAADPKRHPEAGEPWQAAKLYYHLALSRAWFQTLHDAMTERGVPSAMGDLLADWPDTPPALATTTRIACAEQFAVRDAAMLAHATQVQPGVAFMAHPRDIEREVWPTEEYHLAQSFVPGPGPGSPAGVVENDLFTGVWV from the coding sequence CTGCGGCTGCTCACCGTCCACGCCCACCCCGACGACGAATCCAGCAAGGGCGCGGCCACCCTCGCCCGGTACGCGGCCGAGGGAGTGGACGTCCTGGTCGCGACCTGTACCGGTGGCGAACGCGGTTCGGTGCTCAACCCGGCGCTGGACCGGCCCGAGGTCCGCGCCGGCCTCGCCCGGATCCGGCGGGAGGAGATGGCCGCCGCGCGTGAAATCCTCGGTGTGCGGCAGCAGTTCCTCGGCTTCGTCGACTCCGGGATGCCGGGCCCGGACGAACCGCTGCCGGAGGGCTGCTTCGCCGCCCAGCCGGTGGAGGTCGCGGCGGCACCGCTGGTCGCGCTGATCCGGGAGTTCCGTCCGCACGTCGTGATCACCTACGACGAGACGGGCGGGTATCCGCACCCGGACCACGTGATGACCCACAAGGTCGCCGTCGAGGCCTTCGAGGCCGCCGCCGACCCGAAGCGTCATCCCGAGGCGGGCGAGCCCTGGCAGGCGGCGAAGCTCTACTACCACCTGGCGCTCTCCCGGGCCTGGTTCCAGACGCTGCACGACGCCATGACGGAGCGCGGAGTCCCCTCGGCGATGGGGGACCTGCTCGCCGACTGGCCCGACACCCCGCCCGCTCTCGCGACCACCACCCGGATCGCCTGCGCCGAGCAGTTCGCCGTACGGGACGCGGCGATGCTGGCCCACGCCACTCAGGTCCAGCCCGGCGTCGCGTTCATGGCCCACCCACGGGACATCGAGCGCGAGGTCTGGCCGACGGAGGAGTACCACCTGGCGCAGAGCTTCGTGCCCGGCCCCGGTCCCGGCAGCCCGGCCGGTGTGGTCGAGAACGACCTGTTCACGGGGGTGTGGGTGTAG
- a CDS encoding PaaI family thioesterase, whose amino-acid sequence MTNPQTAPDEQKPPTGQEPRLRTHGWTSGPPISEFPHLTGEEILLEWIAGRIPEPSICSTMGFHLTEVKAGTAVFEGEVGDHLFNPMNTVHGGYLATLLDSALGCAVLSRLPAGVGYTTTQLNVHMLRPLFADSELLRCEGVVLHVGRTMATAEARVVGAESGKLYAHATTTCAILRPRPAA is encoded by the coding sequence ATGACGAACCCGCAGACTGCCCCCGACGAGCAGAAGCCCCCGACCGGTCAGGAGCCGCGCCTCCGTACCCACGGCTGGACGTCAGGTCCGCCGATCTCCGAGTTCCCGCACCTCACCGGAGAGGAGATCCTGCTGGAATGGATCGCCGGGCGGATCCCCGAGCCCTCGATCTGCAGCACCATGGGCTTCCACCTCACCGAGGTGAAGGCCGGAACGGCGGTGTTCGAGGGGGAGGTGGGGGACCACCTCTTCAACCCGATGAACACCGTGCACGGCGGGTACCTGGCCACCCTGCTCGACTCGGCGCTCGGCTGTGCCGTGCTGAGCAGGTTGCCGGCCGGGGTCGGGTACACCACCACCCAACTGAACGTCCACATGCTGCGCCCGCTCTTCGCCGACTCGGAGCTGCTGCGCTGTGAGGGCGTGGTGCTGCACGTGGGGCGGACGATGGCGACGGCGGAGGCCAGGGTGGTCGGCGCGGAGAGCGGCAAGCTCTACGCGCACGCCACCACCACCTGCGCGATCCTGAGGCCCCGCCCGGCGGCCTGA
- a CDS encoding YdcF family protein: protein MAELAAVAIVLLPTVGTVALVWFLLANGVTMIRKEGRRPANLLSLLAGLGIIAVIALLFAALATRSPRLAILAGTAVLVVGYISFLFVCFVGYAFLYGRHRPRRDVDFVVVLGSGLIGGERVPPLLASRLNRGREVYEQQAARGNPPVLITSGGQGPDEKLPESDAMADYLIERGFPAERIEREDRSRTTEENLLFSRAIMERAKPDYRCVVVTNNFHAFRAALIARKTGVNGHVFGSPTARYYWPSATIREFAAIFLSHKLVNFGICGLLALCGVLAAL from the coding sequence GTGGCGGAGCTCGCGGCGGTGGCGATCGTCCTGCTGCCGACCGTCGGAACGGTGGCCCTGGTCTGGTTCCTGCTCGCCAACGGCGTGACCATGATCCGCAAGGAGGGCCGACGCCCGGCCAACCTGCTCTCCCTGCTCGCCGGGCTGGGCATCATCGCGGTCATCGCGCTGCTGTTCGCCGCCCTCGCCACCCGCTCACCGCGGCTCGCCATCCTGGCGGGCACCGCCGTCCTGGTGGTCGGCTACATCTCCTTCCTGTTCGTCTGCTTCGTCGGCTACGCCTTCCTGTACGGTCGCCACCGGCCGCGCCGGGACGTGGACTTCGTGGTCGTCCTCGGGTCCGGCCTGATCGGCGGCGAGCGTGTCCCGCCGCTGCTGGCCAGCCGGCTCAACCGGGGCCGCGAGGTGTACGAGCAGCAGGCCGCGCGCGGCAACCCACCGGTGCTGATCACCTCGGGCGGCCAGGGCCCGGACGAGAAGCTGCCGGAGTCCGACGCGATGGCCGATTACCTGATCGAACGCGGCTTCCCGGCCGAGCGCATCGAGCGGGAGGACCGCTCGCGCACCACCGAGGAGAACCTGCTCTTCAGCAGGGCCATCATGGAGCGGGCCAAGCCCGACTACCGCTGCGTCGTGGTGACCAACAACTTCCACGCCTTCCGGGCCGCGCTGATCGCCCGCAAGACGGGCGTCAACGGACACGTCTTCGGCTCGCCCACCGCCCGGTACTACTGGCCGAGCGCGACCATCCGCGAGTTCGCAGCGATCTTCCTCTCGCACAAGCTGGTCAACTTCGGGATCTGCGGCCTTCTTGCGCTCTGCGGGGTGCTGGCGGCGCTCTGA
- a CDS encoding IS481 family transposase, with protein MSHRNARLTVHGRRLLVERVRAGRPVAHVAAEMGISRTTAHKWVRRWRAEGEAGLHDRPSRPHTTPHRTPDAIEARICDLRRERKLGPARIGPIIGLPASTVHRILTRHGLNRLRWMDRPTGQVIRRYERERPGELVHVDIKKLGNIPDGGGHRVMDRQAGESNRHATTGLRTPSGTPKIGYSHIHTAVDDHTRLAYSEILPDERKETAVGFWQRAQDFFASLGITVERVLTDNGSCYKSHLWRDTLRASGIAHKRTRPYRPQTNGKVERFNRTLLDEWAYQRPYTSNQERAEALPDFLHRYNYHRCHTALGGQPPISRVNNPAGQYS; from the coding sequence GTGTCCCACCGTAACGCCCGCCTGACCGTGCACGGCAGGCGGCTCCTCGTCGAGCGCGTCCGAGCGGGACGGCCGGTCGCGCACGTGGCTGCCGAGATGGGAATCTCCCGCACCACCGCACACAAGTGGGTCCGACGGTGGCGCGCGGAGGGCGAGGCAGGCCTGCACGACCGCCCCAGCAGGCCGCACACCACCCCGCACCGCACCCCGGACGCGATCGAGGCCCGGATCTGCGACCTGCGACGGGAGCGCAAGCTAGGCCCCGCCCGGATCGGGCCGATCATCGGCCTGCCCGCCTCCACGGTTCACCGGATCCTCACCCGGCACGGCCTGAACCGGCTGCGGTGGATGGACCGGCCCACCGGACAGGTCATCCGCCGGTACGAACGCGAGCGCCCCGGCGAACTGGTCCACGTCGACATCAAGAAGCTCGGCAACATCCCCGACGGCGGCGGCCACCGCGTCATGGACCGCCAGGCCGGCGAGAGCAACCGCCACGCCACCACCGGCCTGCGGACCCCGAGCGGGACACCGAAGATCGGCTACAGCCACATCCACACCGCCGTCGACGACCACACCCGCCTGGCCTACAGCGAGATCCTTCCCGACGAACGCAAGGAGACCGCGGTCGGGTTCTGGCAGCGGGCCCAGGACTTCTTCGCCAGCCTGGGCATCACCGTCGAACGCGTCCTGACCGACAACGGTTCCTGCTACAAGTCGCACCTGTGGCGCGACACCCTGCGGGCATCGGGCATCGCCCACAAGCGCACCCGCCCCTACCGCCCGCAGACCAACGGCAAGGTCGAACGCTTCAACCGCACCCTGCTCGACGAGTGGGCCTACCAGCGCCCCTACACCAGCAACCAGGAACGAGCCGAAGCGCTGCCCGACTTCCTCCACCGCTACAACTACCATCGCTGCCACACCGCACTCGGAGGACAACCCCCGATCAGCCGCGTCAACAACCCTGCGGGTCAATACAGCTAG
- the pip gene encoding prolyl aminopeptidase produces MEELPVSKQPYHHDEPYAQGLLDVGDGQRIHWNTSGDPAGKPAVVVHGGPGSGHNPGSRRYFDPQRYRVVQYDQRGCGRSLPHAADPSTGLEHNTTAHLVADLERLREHLGIDKWLLYGGSWGSTLILAYAQAHPERVSAIVICGVTMTRPEETEWLYQGVGRFLPGPWEEFRDFLPAADWDGDVSGLLAAYSRQLNSPEESVRRAAARAWATWEDAVISHEVLGKPNAYSDRPADALMAFTRITAHYFSHQAFLEDGQLLRDAGRLAGIPGELIHGRLDLGGPLDTAWQLAKAWPDARLTVIDEAGHTGSPKMTEALLAAVERFA; encoded by the coding sequence ATGGAGGAGTTACCGGTGTCCAAGCAGCCCTACCACCACGACGAGCCGTACGCGCAGGGCCTGTTGGACGTCGGCGACGGGCAGCGGATCCACTGGAACACCTCCGGTGACCCGGCCGGAAAGCCCGCCGTGGTGGTTCACGGCGGGCCGGGCTCGGGCCACAACCCGGGCTCACGGCGGTACTTCGACCCGCAGCGCTACCGCGTCGTCCAGTACGACCAGCGCGGCTGCGGGCGCAGCCTGCCGCACGCCGCCGACCCGTCGACCGGGCTGGAACACAACACCACCGCACACCTGGTCGCCGACCTGGAGCGGCTGCGCGAGCACCTGGGCATCGACAAGTGGCTGCTGTACGGCGGCTCCTGGGGATCCACGCTGATCCTGGCCTACGCCCAGGCCCACCCCGAACGGGTCTCCGCGATCGTGATCTGCGGGGTGACCATGACCCGCCCGGAGGAGACCGAATGGCTCTACCAGGGCGTCGGTCGTTTCCTGCCGGGCCCGTGGGAGGAGTTCCGCGACTTCCTCCCCGCGGCCGACTGGGACGGCGACGTGTCCGGCCTGCTCGCCGCCTACAGCCGGCAGCTCAACAGCCCGGAGGAGAGCGTCCGTCGGGCTGCTGCCCGGGCCTGGGCCACCTGGGAGGACGCGGTCATCTCGCACGAGGTGCTGGGCAAGCCGAACGCCTACTCCGACCGCCCCGCCGACGCCCTGATGGCCTTCACCCGGATCACCGCGCACTACTTCTCGCACCAGGCCTTCCTCGAGGACGGCCAACTGCTGCGCGACGCCGGGCGACTGGCGGGGATCCCGGGCGAACTGATCCACGGTCGGCTCGACCTCGGCGGACCGCTCGACACCGCCTGGCAACTGGCCAAGGCCTGGCCGGACGCACGGCTGACGGTGATCGACGAAGCCGGGCACACCGGCAGTCCGAAGATGACGGAGGCCCTCCTCGCCGCCGTCGAACGCTTCGCCTGA
- a CDS encoding TetR/AcrR family transcriptional regulator C-terminal domain-containing protein, with protein sequence MPENEDATPALTREALTQAALRVLERDGLDGLSMRKVAAEVGVKAASLYWHVRNKQELLDLLSDAILASAEPPPRQDDWRAELYAYSASYRRLLLDNRDAARVVAGRLAPGPCLLNLMEDQLDRLRTAGFSDADTAMASYLLGAFVQGFVLQEQSPISAAEVLGTSRRDVADAAGDLFRGLPTDQYPNLSQLADHLTGPDMDARFDFCLNRVLDGLAALLPPERR encoded by the coding sequence ATGCCGGAGAACGAAGACGCGACCCCCGCCCTCACCCGCGAGGCCCTCACCCAGGCCGCGCTGCGCGTGCTGGAGCGGGACGGCCTGGACGGACTGTCGATGCGCAAGGTCGCCGCCGAGGTCGGCGTCAAGGCCGCCTCGCTGTACTGGCACGTCCGCAACAAACAGGAACTGCTCGATCTGCTCAGCGACGCGATCCTCGCCTCGGCCGAACCCCCGCCGCGCCAGGACGACTGGCGGGCCGAGCTGTACGCGTACTCCGCCAGCTACCGCCGGCTGCTGCTCGACAACCGCGACGCCGCCAGGGTCGTGGCCGGCCGCCTCGCCCCGGGACCGTGCCTGCTCAACCTGATGGAGGACCAGCTCGACCGGCTCCGCACGGCCGGGTTCTCCGACGCCGACACGGCCATGGCCAGCTACCTGCTGGGCGCCTTCGTGCAGGGCTTCGTACTCCAGGAGCAGTCACCGATCTCGGCCGCCGAGGTGCTCGGCACCAGCCGCCGGGACGTCGCCGACGCCGCCGGGGACCTCTTCCGCGGCCTGCCCACGGACCAGTACCCCAACCTCTCCCAGCTCGCCGACCACCTCACCGGACCGGACATGGACGCCCGCTTCGACTTCTGCCTCAACCGCGTCCTCGACGGCCTGGCCGCCCTGCTGCCGCCGGAGCGGCGCTGA
- a CDS encoding MFS transporter — translation MQEPSTRRRKQLALLTLCVAMFMAMLDNVVVNVALPRIGQDLDSGISGLQWVAEGYSLVYAALVLTGGALGDRHGRTRMFVLGLGLFTVGSAVAALAGTIGVLVTGRMVQGVGAALLTPGSLTLLGHVFTDERERARAIGIWSGVSALGLSIGPVIGGPMVEHLGWSSVFWINVPIGVAGVLLAAKVLPQIPSRARRIDFGGFALSAAGLGLLVYALIEGPSRGWTDPRVIGGGALAVVLLVVFLLLELRLAEPMLELRLFRDGVLRGALFSAFMVSFGMFGALFFLPLMMQGVLGWSPSGAAYGGLPMTAMLVVAGPLSGRLAARYGPRLPMVLGLALCAAGLGGLSLYGEHARYLEYLWTLFTLGFGMGLTFTPISIAVLHRVAPAQTGMASATINTLRELGGVLGIAVLGAVLTNRLTEQLTAALHRLGVPAEAVGTIADAPTGAAHGGGAAAGAMPTPVQQAVDGAFVDGIHLALRCGSVALAVTAVLVAVLLGRARPLAPAASGEPQQEELAGGRFA, via the coding sequence ATGCAGGAGCCGAGTACGCGCCGCAGGAAACAGCTGGCGCTGCTGACGCTTTGTGTAGCCATGTTCATGGCCATGCTGGACAACGTCGTCGTCAATGTGGCCCTGCCCCGGATCGGGCAGGACCTGGACTCCGGGATCAGCGGACTCCAGTGGGTCGCCGAGGGCTACAGCCTGGTCTACGCCGCACTCGTGCTGACCGGCGGCGCGCTCGGTGACCGCCACGGCCGCACCCGGATGTTCGTGCTGGGCCTCGGCCTGTTCACGGTCGGCTCCGCCGTGGCCGCGCTCGCCGGGACGATCGGGGTGCTGGTCACCGGCCGGATGGTCCAGGGAGTGGGAGCCGCGCTGCTCACCCCGGGCAGCCTGACCCTGCTGGGGCACGTGTTCACCGACGAGCGCGAGCGCGCCAGGGCGATCGGCATCTGGTCCGGGGTGTCCGCGCTCGGCCTGTCGATCGGCCCGGTGATCGGCGGCCCGATGGTCGAGCACCTCGGCTGGTCCAGCGTGTTCTGGATCAACGTGCCGATCGGGGTGGCCGGGGTGCTGCTCGCCGCCAAGGTCCTGCCGCAGATCCCGTCGCGCGCCCGGCGGATCGACTTCGGCGGGTTCGCGCTCTCGGCGGCCGGCCTCGGCCTGCTGGTCTACGCCCTGATCGAGGGCCCTTCGCGCGGCTGGACCGACCCCCGGGTGATCGGCGGCGGCGCCCTCGCCGTCGTCCTGCTGGTCGTCTTCCTACTGCTGGAACTGCGCCTGGCCGAGCCGATGCTGGAGCTGCGGCTGTTCCGGGACGGCGTGTTGAGGGGCGCCCTGTTCAGCGCGTTCATGGTCAGCTTCGGGATGTTCGGGGCCCTGTTCTTCCTGCCGCTGATGATGCAGGGCGTGCTCGGCTGGTCCCCGTCCGGTGCGGCCTACGGCGGCCTGCCGATGACCGCGATGCTGGTGGTCGCGGGCCCGCTGTCCGGTCGGCTCGCCGCCCGGTACGGGCCCCGGCTGCCGATGGTGCTCGGTCTCGCGCTCTGCGCGGCCGGCCTCGGCGGGCTGTCGCTGTACGGTGAGCACGCCCGCTACCTCGAGTACCTCTGGACGCTGTTCACCCTGGGCTTCGGCATGGGCCTGACCTTCACCCCGATCTCGATCGCGGTGCTCCACCGGGTCGCTCCCGCGCAGACCGGGATGGCCTCGGCGACCATCAACACCCTGCGCGAACTCGGCGGCGTGCTCGGGATCGCGGTGCTCGGCGCCGTCCTGACCAACCGGTTGACGGAGCAGTTGACCGCGGCCCTGCACCGGCTCGGCGTCCCGGCGGAGGCCGTCGGGACGATCGCGGACGCGCCCACCGGCGCGGCGCACGGCGGTGGCGCCGCGGCCGGAGCGATGCCCACGCCGGTCCAGCAGGCGGTGGACGGCGCCTTCGTCGACGGCATCCACCTCGCGCTGCGCTGCGGCTCGGTCGCGCTCGCCGTCACCGCCGTGCTGGTCGCCGTGCTGCTCGGCCGGGCCCGCCCGCTCGCCCCGGCGGCTTCCGGCGAACCGCAGCAGGAGGAACTGGCCGGGGGCCGCTTCGCCTGA